From a single Drosophila sulfurigaster albostrigata strain 15112-1811.04 chromosome 3, ASM2355843v2, whole genome shotgun sequence genomic region:
- the LOC133842318 gene encoding uncharacterized protein LOC133842318, translating to MPIEINTPDKLEYQFQPASGGVFTFKVRAPKDAHLALTSQPSPSAPIFEIFLGGWENSKSVIRKDGQKPDVVEVPTPGILNAGEFRGFWVRWYDNVITVGHEGDAAAFLSYDAGFLFPVNYVGICTGWGASGTWLIDGDSAPSAPIMGFAPPSGTGPGCWVPAANGQVPPNALEGGFDSSEQLYIARARHEGDLIPGKLHPSHGVTYVAWGGGEHGHSEYEVLCAAGGHWVPVQGGNIPPQAVPAGETSEGEPLFVGRATHDGTVTVGKVQPSHGCCYIPYGGEELAFKEFEIYVSN from the exons ATGCCAATTG aAATCAATACACCCGACAAATTGGAATACCAATTCCAACCAGCTAGCGGAGGAGTCTTCACCTTTAAGGTGCGTGCACCCAAGGATGCCCATCTTGCACTCACTTCACAGCCCAGTCCTAGCGCACCAATCTTCGAGATTTTCCTCGGCGGATGGGAGAACAGCAAGTCGGTCATTCGCAAGGATGGTCAGAAGCCCGATGTTGTTGAGGTGCCAACCCCTGGCATTCTGAATGCAGGCGAATTCCGCGGCTTCTGGGTGCGTTGGTATGACAACGTCATCACCGTTGGACACGAAGGCGATGCTGCTGCCTTCCTGAGCTACGATGCTGGTTTCTTGTTCCCAGTCAACTATGTGGGCATCTGCACTGGCTGGGGTGCTTCTGGCACCTGGCTTATTGATGGCG ACTCTGCTCCATCTGCGCCAATCATGGGCTTTGCTCCACCCTCAGGAACCGGACCCGGTTGCTGGGTACCCGCTGCCAATGGCCAGGTGCCTCCAAATGCCCTGGAGGGTGGCTTCGATAGCAGCGAGCAGCTGTACATTGCACGTGCCCGTCACGAGGGCGATCTGATTCCCGGCAAGCTGCATCCCTCTCATGGCGTCACTTACGTTGCCTGGGGAGGCGGCGAACACGGCCACAGCGAGTACGAAGTCCTGTGCGCCGCTGGCGGTCATTGGGTGCCCGTCCAGGGAGGCAACATTCCACCACAGGCCGTGCCTGCTGGCGAGACAAGTGAGGGCGAGCCTCTCTTCGTTGGTCGTGCCACCCACGACGGCACCGTGACTGTGGGCAAGGTGCAACCCTCGCACGGATGCTGCTACATCCCCTATGGAGGCGAGGAACTGGCCTTCAAGGAGTTCGAGATCTATGTCTCGAACTAA
- the LOC133843639 gene encoding acidic mammalian chitinase-like produces the protein MSKLLVLLAILSLGQIITAERIVNCYWGTWANYRSGNGKFDVSNIDANLCTHLSYSFFGIDDSGNIKSLDTWLDYDLGFISQAIGLKRQNSNLKVLAVVGGWNEGSTKYSSMAGDWSKRQNFINSALTLLRNNGFDGLDLDWEYPNQRGGNWNDRSNFVTLLRELKEAFAPYGYELGIAVGAGESLASTSYEIANIAQQVDFINVMTYDFAMASDGKTGFNAPQWAIENAINYWLSQGAPANKLVLGVGSYGRSFQLSDPSQNWPGAPCRGTGNAGSYTGEGGYLGYNEICQNNWHTIFDNDNAAPYAYSGDQWVSFDNVLSVQWKMDFALRKNLAGAMVWSLETDDYRGLCGQAYPLLRTINEKLRW, from the exons ATGAGCAAACTTTTAGTACTGTTGGCCATTCTCAGTCTTGGCCAAATAATTACCGCCGAAC GCATTGTCAATTGTTACTGGGGAACTTGGGCAAACTACCGAAGTGGCAATGGAAAATTTGATGTGTCCAACATCGATGCCAATCTCTGCACCCATCTGAGCTACTCGTTCTTTGGCATCGATGATAGTGGAAACATTAAATCCCTGGACACCTGGCTGGACTATGACTTGGGCTTCATCAGCCAAGCCATTGGCCTGAAGCGTCAGAATTCCAACCTGAAGGTGCTCGCTGTGGTTGGTGGCTGGAACGAGGGTTCCACCAAATACTCATCCATGGCCGGTGACTGGAGCAAGCGTCAGAACTTCATCAATTCTGCCCTGACCCTGCTGCGCAACAATGGCTTCGATGGTTTGGATCTGGATTGGGAATACCCCAACCAACGCGGTGGCAACTGGAATGATCGCTCCAACTTTGTCACTTTGCTGCGCGAGTTGAAGGAGgc CTTTGCTCCCTACGGCTACGAACTAGGAATtgctgttggagctggagaGTCGCTTGCGAGCACCTCCTATGAGATTGCCAACATTGCCCAGCAGGTGGACTTCATCAACGTTATGACCTACGACTTTGCCATGGCTTCTGATGGCAAGACTGGCTTCAATGCCCCACAATGGGCCATCGAGAACGCCATCAACTATTGGCTCAGCCAGG GTGCTCCCGCTAACAAGCTTGTGCTTGGCGTTGGCAGTTATGGTCGCTCTTTCCAACTGTCCGATCCCTCTCAGAACTGGCCAGGAGCACCATGCCGCGGTACTGGTAATGCTGGCTCCTACACCGGCGAAGGAGGCTACTTGGGATACAACGAGATCTGCCAGAACAACTGGCACACAATCTTTGACAACGATAATGCTGCTCCCTATGCCTACTCTGGTGATCAATGGGTCAGCTTCGACAATGTGCTCAGTGTGCAGTGGAAGATGGACTTCGCTCTGAGGAAGAACCTTGCTGGTGCCATGGTTTGGTCCCTGGAGACCGATGATTATCGCGGTCTCTGCGGCCAGGCTTACCCACTCCTCAGGACCATCAACGAAAAGTTGCGTTGGTAA